The Pan paniscus chromosome 12, NHGRI_mPanPan1-v2.0_pri, whole genome shotgun sequence genome window below encodes:
- the POLE4 gene encoding DNA polymerase epsilon subunit 4: MAAAAAGSGTPREEEGPAGEAAVSQPQAPTSVPGARLSRLPLARVKALVKADPDVTLAGQEAIFILARAAELFVETIAKDAYCCAQQGKRKTLQRRDLDNAIEAVDEFAFLEGTLD, encoded by the exons atggcggcggcggcggcaggaaGCGGGACGCCCCGAGAGGAGGAGGGACCTGCTGGGGAGGCAGCGGTCTCGCAGCCCCAGGCCCCAACGAGTGTGCCTGGGGCTCGCCTCTCGAGATTGCCTCTGGCGCGAGTGAAGGCCTTGGTGAAGGCAGATCCCGACGTGACGCTAGCGGGACAGGAAGCCATCTTCATTCTGGCACGAGCCGCG GAACTGTTTGTGGAGACCATTGCAAAAGATGCCTACTGTTGCGCTCAGCAGGGAAAAAGGAAAACCCTTCAGAGGAGAGACTTGG ATAATGCAATAGAAGCTGTGGATGAATTTGCTTTTCTGGAAG GTACTTTAGATTGA